The genomic segment CACGCCTGAGCAGCGCACCGACATCCCGCATAACCTGTCCCCCTGGGGCATGTTCATGGCCGCCGACTGGGTGGTGAAAAGTGTCATGATCGGGCTGGCGATTGCCTCGCTGATCACCTGGACGGTCTGGGTTGCGAAAACCATCGAACTGGCGGGCGCGCGCATTCGCGCCAAGTCTACGCTCAAGATCGTTCACAAGGCCAAGACCTTGTCGGAAGCCACGGATGCTGTGGAAAAGAAAGGTGGCCCGAGCGCGCTCATGTTGCGCATGGCGACCCACGAAATGCAACTGTCCGATGCCGTGGTGGAGCACACCGACGGCGGCGGCATCAAGGAGCGTGTGTCCTCCGTTCTCGGACGTATCGAGACCCATGCGGGCCGCCGCATGTCGCGCGGCACCGGCATTCTGGCGACCATCGGTTCGGTATCGCCTTTCGTCGGCCTGTTCGGCACGGTCTGGGGCATCATGAACTCGTTCATCAGCATCTCGGAATCGCAGACGACCAATCTTGCCGTCGTCGCACCTGGTATTGCCGAAGCGTTGCTGGCAACCGCCATCGGTCTTGTTGCCGCCATTCCAGCGGTGGTGATCTATAACGTGTTTGCGCGCTCGATCACCGGTTATCGCCATCTGCTGGCCGATGTCGCCGCCGGTGTCGAACGCCTCGTCAGCCGCGACCTCGACTTCCGCCGCATTCCGCCCGGCAACGCCGCCAAGCCAGCCGTTTCGCTCGTGGGACGCTGATCATGGCTGGCGGCATTCGTGAAAGCGGTGGAGACGAACTCTCCGAAAACCATGAGATCAACGTCACGCCTTTCATCGACGTGATGCTGGTATTGCTGATCATCTTCATGGTCGCGGCCCCGCTGGCGACGGTGGATGTGAATGTCGATCTGCCCGCCTCTTCGGCCAAGCCTGCGGAGCGCCCGGACGAGCCGCTGTATCTGACGGTCAAGGACGACCTGTCGCTCAATCTTGGCAATGACGCCGTGGCGCGCGAGGCGCTGACTGCAAGCCTCGATGCACGCACCGGCGGCAACAAGGATACCCGCATTTTCCTGCGGGCTGACAAGGCTGTCGATTACGGGCATTTCATGGAAATCATGAACATGTTGCGCGATAGCGGTTATCTGAAGATCGCGCTGGTGGGACTTGAGAATGCTGCCGCCGCAACGCAGCCTGCACCGTCTGCTCCCGGTACGCCTGCACCCGCACCCGCTGGAGCCACGCCATGAGTGCCACGTCTTTTCCCCGTTCCGGACGCTCCCGGCTGGGAGAAGTGGCACTTTGGACGGCTGCCGGTCTGCTGACATTGTCCGTGCATGCGGGCGCTGCCTATTATCTTCTACAGGAGCAACCTGAGCCCGATGCCGATGGTGGACCGCCAGCGGCGATCATGATCGAGCTCGCGGCCCTTCCCGAAGCTGTCGAAACCGAGGAGACGGTGGAGGCAAACGATATGGAAGACGCGCAGGAGGTGCAAAGCGAGGTTCCTGAAAAGGTGGAAGAAGTCCCGCCAGAGGAGGCACCCCAGCCACAGCCACAGCCCGAACCCGTTGTCGAGGAAACGCCGCCTGAACCGGAGCCGATGCCTGAACCGCCACAGGAAGTGACGGAGCCTCTGCCGCAAGAGGTGCCCGAACCGGTGGAAGAAATCGACCCCATTCAGCAAGAGCAGATGGCCGCCCTCGAAAATGTCGAGGTGCCGTTGCCTGTCATGCGTCCACCACCGGCTCCGGTCGAGAAAAAGGTGGAAAAGAAGAAAGAGCCTGAGAAGAAGAAGGTGGAACGCAAGCAGACAGCCGCACCGCAACCGTCGGCTGCGAAGGAAACCGCCAAGGTCGAGACGACGCAATCCAACCGCACGGCGGCCTCACGGACAAGTTCCGGTTTGTTTTCGTCTTCCATGACGCCAGCGAAATGGCAGTCAAGAGTCGTTGCTCAGATCAGACGCAAGAAGCCGCGAGAGCTCCCTGCTTCAGGTGTGAAAGTTTCCGTTTCTTTCAAGGTCAGCGAATCCGGGACTTTGAGCGGGGTCAGGCTACTTGGTTCAACCGGGGATGCATCACTCGACCAGCAGATCGTAGCCTGGGTCGAGCGCGCTTCGCCGGTCGCCGAGCCACCGCCGGATGTGAACCGAAATGTGACGCTTCCCATCACAATCAAATAGAACGTGCCGCGGTCGTCTAAAAAAGATTTCGCTTCGCTGCTGCGCGCGCTATGGCTGGATTTTACCCACCGCAGGTCAAGCCAGCCATGAAATTCAGCATTGCCCAGGCGGAAGAATTCGTTTCTTCCATTTTTGAAAAGAACGGCGTTTTGCCGGAGAATGCACGCTCCGTTGCGCGTGCGCTCATTGCGGCAGAAGCCGCAGGGCAGGGCGGTCACGGCATTCGCCGATTGTCCGCCTATATCAGCCAGTTACGCGTCGGCAAGATCGACGGTCAGGCGAAGCCCGTTGCATCGCAGCCGCGTCCTGCGGTTCTCAGCGTCGATGCCGGTCACGGCTACGCTTATCCGGCTATTGATATGGTCGTCGAGCGGCTGCCAGCCATCGCGCGCACTCAGGGCATCGCGCTGGGGGTCATCGGCAGATCACATCATGCCGGCGTGATGGCGTTGACGGTCGAGCGTTTTGCAGACCAGGGTCTTGTCGCCTTCATGGTTGCGAATGCACCGGCATCCATGGCGCCTTGGGGCGGAATAAAGCCGCTCTATGGCACCAACCCCATCGCATTTGCGGCACCGGTTGAAGGCGCTGACCCGCTCGTCATCGATCTGGCGCTCTCCAAGGTCGCACGGGGACGAATCATGGCGGCGCGGCAGAAGGGTGAGACGATACCCGATGATTGGGCGCTTGATGCCAGCGGGCGCCCGACGACCGACCCGGATGAAGCGATCAAGGGCACGATGTCGCCTGCGGGCGATGCCAAGGGTGCCGCCCTTGCCTTGATGGTGGAGGTCATGGCCGCAGGGCTGACCGGTGGCAATTTCGGTTTTCAGGCATCATCGCTGCTGGATGATACCGGGACTGCGCCGTCGCTTGGACATACCATCATCGCCATCGACCCGACGATTGCGGGCGATCATATCTTTGCCAAGCGACTGGCCTTGATGGCAGCCGAGATCGAGGGACAGGAAAATGCGCGTTTGCCGGGGCGAAGAAGCCAGGGCATTCGCAAGCAGTCACTGGAATATGGCATCGTCATCGACGACGATATCATGGCCGAGATACGAACCCTGTGATCACCGCCGGGCGCTGATGTGGTGCTGAAGCAACTCGACGAAAGCGGTGCCCGCTGTCTCCAGCGCGCCGCTGTTGTCGATCGTGACGACATCGAAATCACCACGGACATCGAGTGAACTGCGTTGCAGCCTGCGAAGAATGTCGTCACGGCTTTCTCTACCGCGACCCTCAAGCCGCGCGGCCAAAACATCAGGGGTGGCGACGACATTGACGACTGTCAAGTTGGGAAAAACAGCCTTGAAATGTCCTAGCGCGGAGCGTGAACCGTTGGCGATGACGATGTTGCCTGCGGCAAGCTTGTTCTGCACCGATGCCGGAATACCGTAACTGAGACCATGAGCCTGCCACGACACGCAGAGTTCGCCCTCCGCGAGACGACGCGCAAACGTCTCATCGCTGACAGCGTCATGATTTTCCCCTCCCGCATCGCTGTCCCGGGTGATGACGCGGCGCACGAAATGGACATCGTCGCGATCGCGAAACCGGCCTGCGGCGAAGTCCATAATCGTATCTTTCCCCGCGCCGCTTGGTCCCACGACCACGATCATCACGCCGGAGCGCGGAGAAAGACGAGTGGAAGTCGGGGCAGGGTCACTCATGCCACGCGCCTGCCCTGTCGCCACACGGAACGAACAACGGGCACGCCATCGTCCCGATGGACGCGCACGAGATCGGCTCGCAGACCGGGGGCGATGCGGCCACGATCGGCAAGCCCCACCGTACGGGCCGGTGTCGCGGTCACCATGGAAAGCGCCCTTGGAAGGGTCATGCCTTCGACCTGATCCGCCAGAAGGAAAGGTGCATGAAGCAGACTGAATGGGACATAATCGGACGACAGGACGTCGAGAACACCGATCTCGGCGAGATCTCGCGCGGCGATGTTGCCGGAATGGGATTTGCCCCGGACGATGTTCGGCGCACCCATCAAAACACTCATGCCTGCACCGTGTGATGCCTTGGCGGCTTCGACGCTGGTGGGAAACTCGGCCAGCTTCACACCGTGACCGATGGCCTCATCGACATGCGCCAGCGTAGCATCGTCGTGACTGGCAATGGTTATGCCGCGTGCCAAGCACTGCGCGGAGAGGTAGTCGCGGTGCTTGGTGGAGTATTTTGTCGACGCCGCGACGCGGCGATCCACGAACGCCTTGAAGACCTCGTCGCTGAGGCCACGTTTTTTTTGATAGAAAACGACATACTGATCCATGGTCTGGAATTGCCGTTGGCCCGGCGAATGGTCCATCAACGAAATCAGCTTGACCTGCGGATCGCTCTCGAAGTCTTCGAAATGATCCAGCACATCGGCAGACGCGACTTCACAGCGAAGATGCAGAAGATGATCGGCCCGCAGCCGATTTTCGCTCTGGGCCTGCTCTATGGCATCCGCCATGTCGCGCATCTCGCCACGGGCAAAGCCGCCATCCTCATCCGA from the Agrobacterium vaccinii genome contains:
- the exbB gene encoding tonB-system energizer ExbB, with the protein product MASEKLTLSSNSTALSSRRRASAAALMLSVVACLYAGSTVAQTTAPAPNEPAPAAQTATPPAPSQAQEPAAAPATENSAPQTPAAPAQPSQPAAPSAPTAQQPASGTVDQPLVQPTIADQAPQTPATPEQRTDIPHNLSPWGMFMAADWVVKSVMIGLAIASLITWTVWVAKTIELAGARIRAKSTLKIVHKAKTLSEATDAVEKKGGPSALMLRMATHEMQLSDAVVEHTDGGGIKERVSSVLGRIETHAGRRMSRGTGILATIGSVSPFVGLFGTVWGIMNSFISISESQTTNLAVVAPGIAEALLATAIGLVAAIPAVVIYNVFARSITGYRHLLADVAAGVERLVSRDLDFRRIPPGNAAKPAVSLVGR
- the exbD gene encoding TonB system transport protein ExbD, with product MAGGIRESGGDELSENHEINVTPFIDVMLVLLIIFMVAAPLATVDVNVDLPASSAKPAERPDEPLYLTVKDDLSLNLGNDAVAREALTASLDARTGGNKDTRIFLRADKAVDYGHFMEIMNMLRDSGYLKIALVGLENAAAATQPAPSAPGTPAPAPAGATP
- a CDS encoding energy transducer TonB family protein — encoded protein: MSATSFPRSGRSRLGEVALWTAAGLLTLSVHAGAAYYLLQEQPEPDADGGPPAAIMIELAALPEAVETEETVEANDMEDAQEVQSEVPEKVEEVPPEEAPQPQPQPEPVVEETPPEPEPMPEPPQEVTEPLPQEVPEPVEEIDPIQQEQMAALENVEVPLPVMRPPPAPVEKKVEKKKEPEKKKVERKQTAAPQPSAAKETAKVETTQSNRTAASRTSSGLFSSSMTPAKWQSRVVAQIRRKKPRELPASGVKVSVSFKVSESGTLSGVRLLGSTGDASLDQQIVAWVERASPVAEPPPDVNRNVTLPITIK
- a CDS encoding Ldh family oxidoreductase, whose translation is MKFSIAQAEEFVSSIFEKNGVLPENARSVARALIAAEAAGQGGHGIRRLSAYISQLRVGKIDGQAKPVASQPRPAVLSVDAGHGYAYPAIDMVVERLPAIARTQGIALGVIGRSHHAGVMALTVERFADQGLVAFMVANAPASMAPWGGIKPLYGTNPIAFAAPVEGADPLVIDLALSKVARGRIMAARQKGETIPDDWALDASGRPTTDPDEAIKGTMSPAGDAKGAALALMVEVMAAGLTGGNFGFQASSLLDDTGTAPSLGHTIIAIDPTIAGDHIFAKRLALMAAEIEGQENARLPGRRSQGIRKQSLEYGIVIDDDIMAEIRTL
- the phnN gene encoding phosphonate metabolism protein/1,5-bisphosphokinase (PRPP-forming) PhnN, with the protein product MSDPAPTSTRLSPRSGVMIVVVGPSGAGKDTIMDFAAGRFRDRDDVHFVRRVITRDSDAGGENHDAVSDETFARRLAEGELCVSWQAHGLSYGIPASVQNKLAAGNIVIANGSRSALGHFKAVFPNLTVVNVVATPDVLAARLEGRGRESRDDILRRLQRSSLDVRGDFDVVTIDNSGALETAGTAFVELLQHHISARR
- a CDS encoding alpha-D-ribose 1-methylphosphonate 5-triphosphate diphosphatase, which produces MTEQVFSNARIVLEDEIIQGSVLIRDGVIADISEGASRMGEDFEGDYLIAGLVELHTDHLEQHYSPRPGVTWNKIAAIQAHDAQVASSGITTVFDCLRLGSDEDGGFARGEMRDMADAIEQAQSENRLRADHLLHLRCEVASADVLDHFEDFESDPQVKLISLMDHSPGQRQFQTMDQYVVFYQKKRGLSDEVFKAFVDRRVAASTKYSTKHRDYLSAQCLARGITIASHDDATLAHVDEAIGHGVKLAEFPTSVEAAKASHGAGMSVLMGAPNIVRGKSHSGNIAARDLAEIGVLDVLSSDYVPFSLLHAPFLLADQVEGMTLPRALSMVTATPARTVGLADRGRIAPGLRADLVRVHRDDGVPVVRSVWRQGRRVA